The segment aatatatatagaaatgaaTCAGCTCTGACTGTGCCCAGGCTGAAAGCCAGTAGGCAGGAGCAGTGacacacatgagaacagaggtaagaccatcacttctgctccCACAGACctacctggagccctcaggacacacaaacccaggagcagtctgggccAGGATCCTTCCGGTTTCTGTTTCACCCTGACCGGACCTGGTCCAATTATTCTGTGCACCCAAATACAGTGCAaaagagctggattctcagaagtgtggacaatcctgagatgTCAGAGAAAAGCACCACTACTACTCACATtattggcccaagaggaatcggCTTAGAGCCCTCTGGTCACAGGAAAGCTGAAAGAGTCAGGGAGAGgatccttcctttctctgcctgtgtTCAGAGCTAAAAGCTAGTcagcaggagagctgacacacttgagagcagaggtaagactataacttctgctctgagggatgCACCTGGAGCTCTCAGGACACACAATCCCAagagcagtctggaacaggacTCTACTGTGTCTGCCTGCAACGTGAACTGACCCAGTTCCAAAGTCCAGCTACCAAAATCCCTtggtggagagagctggacactcaaagtgtagacaatcctgagagctcaggggagaacaCCATTTTTGCTCATATTCTAGGCCCAAGATGAATCCTACTAAGCATGGtgcaggaaccttctggtttctgcctgtgctcagAATGCCACAGTACTCTGTAACCAAATTTCGTGGAGGAGAGacatggactctcagaagtgcagacaatactGAGAATTCAGGGGAGACTATCACTTCGGATcacatgcctggcccaagaggaactcgCCATGAGCCCTTTGGATgcaggagcagtcagggagaggatcTTTACGGTCTTGCCCTGCACCCACAGCTGGAATCTAGTGGCCAGTAGTGCTGAcgcacctgagagcagaagtaagactaCCACTTCTTCTCTGAGGGACACTCCTGAagcactcaggacacacaatCCACGGGtcaatctgggacaggatccttctgattTCTGATATGACCCAGTCCCATAGCACTCTGTACCCAAATTTCATGGAGGAAAGAcatggattctcagaagtgcaaacaatactgagagctcaggggagaccaccacttctgctcccatTCCTGAACCAAGAAAAGCCTGCACAttgccctctggatacagaaacctaagagcagtcagggagaggataTTTCTAATCGcggcctgtgcccagagctaaaagccagtcCCCAGGAGCGCTGATACTCCTAAGAGCAGATATAAAACCAcaatattgtatttttaaaagttgttggGTTGAAAATAGAATAGTGAATTTTTATAAGTGAAGACCCCAGAAGGTTAAATATCTAGATTTTAACAAATCTGTTATGGAAGAAATACTATTCCTGATTTGTaaacagaatatataaagaaccaacttctaaaatataaataatatatgattTGAGGATCTGTAACTAATGAGTTATAGTGGTAAAAGATATTACCTAATCCTAACACATTTACCTAACCTAGTACATCAATTCATAATGAAGACATTAAATTACATGTTTTATAGAATCAAAATTGAACTGTAACATTTAGTGTActaaatatgtgaatgtgtgtggtatatatgatTATAATCTTGTGTGTTTTTATGTCACTTACACAGGTATAACTTTAGAAACTATCAGTATATTCTGGCTCTGCTATTTGCCATTGAGGAGATCAATGGGAACCCCAATCTTTTACCCAACATATCTCTTGGATTTGATTTCTACAATGTCAGATTCACTGAAAAGGAAACACTTATGAATGCTGTTATTTGGCTCACTGCTCATGTGCAGAGAAAGGTTTTACCTAATTacaattgtaaaaagaaaaaattttctgcTGCACTCACAGGAACATCATGGACTACATCTGCCCAAATTGGGACATTGCTTCAACTCTTTAAATTTCCACAGGTGAGAAAATTTGGATTGTGCAAACTGAGAGTCAATTCTCTTTGTTCATATTATAGGTGTCTTTAAACTGAAAGAGCAATTGATCAATTATCCAAACATCAAGGACATACCCAGACACATGGAGTTCAATCAGACTTTTTTGCTTATATGAGAAAGGTTGGGTGTCATAAATGAAACCAGGTAAATTCTTGAAAGTTACAGGCTTAACAGAAATTTCTGTAAAATGTAGTAAAtggaatattcttttaaaatgttcttctatTTTCATCTATTGCTTCAGGAATgaaattttatttgatgttaataTTCTTCATCTTCTTTCCAATTTGGTTCAGATTACTTTTGGACCTTATGATCCTCTCTTGAGTGACCATGGTCAGTATTCTTCTCTCTACCAGATGGCCCCCAAGGACACATCTCTTTCCCTTGCCATTGTTTCTTTAATGGTATATTTTAGATGGTCATGGGTCGGTCTCATCCTCCCTGATgaccacaaaggaaataaaattctatCAGATTATAGAGAGGAAATGGAGCGACAAAGAGTCTGCATTGCTTTTGTAAAAATGATCCCAGCCACATGGACTTCATATTTTCCAAGGTTCTGGGAAAATATGAATGAGACAAATGTAATAATTATTCATGGTGACATTGATTCTCTAGAAAGTCTATTGCGGAATATTGGGCAAAGATTACTGACAAGGAATGTCTGGGTTATGAACATTGAACGCCATGTTACTGAATTTAGTGATTATTTCATGTTAGACTCATTCCATGGAAGCCTAATTTTTAAGCACAATTATAGAGAGAAGTTTGAGTTTACCAAATTCATTCAAACAGTTAATCCTAATCGATACCCAGAAGACATTTATCTTCCGAAGTTGTGGAATTTGTTATTCAAGTGCTCATTTTCTGATCGTAATTGTCAAGTTTTGGACAATTGCCAAACCAATGCTTCTTTGGATATATTACCTAGTCACATATTTGATGTAGCTATGAGTGAAGAGAGCATTAGTATTTACAATGGTGTGTATGCTGTGGCTCACAGCCTCCATGATATGAGACTTCATCAAGTTCAAATGCGACCATATGAAAATGGCGAAGGAATGATCTTCATTCCATGGCAGGTATAAACTTTCCTACTGATTTTattgtctgcacactgccatatGAGGTTTGAAACAACACTAATTCAGATAATGTAAACTTTGGTTTATCTTGTTCACAATTAcagaattttttgtttttctaattttaccAAGAGGATACCATACCAAGTTAGTATCAAGTGTATGATGTTTTGTAATGGTGTACAATATACATGAGCAAATATGCTTAGTCAAAATCAGGTTCATGCATTAATATATTGTGTAGGatcttttttttagttaattctcagccattttatattccttgctgagaattctgttttagctatgagccccatttttaatggggttatttgaccCTTTGGAAGCTAATTTCTcgaggtctttgtatatattggatattatctctCAGtgggatgtagaattggtaaagatcttttcccaacctgtcagtggccattttatcctaatgatagtgacctttgtcttacagaagctttgcaatcttATGAGGTCCAGtatgttgatttttgatcttagagcataagccatggatGTCCTGGTtaggaagttttccccagtgcccatgtgattgaggcttttccttactttttcttctattagtttttgtgtgtttttttttttttttggaggtacTTGGTTCACCACTTAGTGTTAACCTTTGTACAGGtcgataagaatgggtcaatttgcattcttctacatgctcacctccatttgaaccagcaccaatttttgaaaatgctatcttttttccactggatggttttagctcctttgttaaagatcaagtgaccatagtgtgtgggttcatttctgggtcttcaattttcttCCACTGATCGaactgcctatctctgtaccaataccatatgtttttattatcattattattctttaatactgcttgaggacaGGAATGTTGATTCCATGAGAAGgtcctttattgttgagcatagtttttggctatctgttttttttattccaaatgaactttcaTATTGCTCTTTTTAACTGAAGAATTGAATTCGAATTTTTTTTGGagattttggaattttttttggaACCTATAGATTGCTTtggacaaaatggccatttttactatattaattctgccaatccatgagcatgggaggtctttccttcttttgagatcttcttcaatttctttttttagagactagaagttcttgccatacagatctttcacttgcttcgatAGAGTCATACCATGTTATGCtatttgtgaccattgtgaaggatgtcatttccataatttctttctcagcctgtttattctttgaggagAAGTCTACTGgattaagttaattttatacacaggcactttgctgaagttggttatcaggcttagaagttctgtggtggaacttttggggtcacttaagtatactatcatatcatctgcaaatagtgatatttggacttcttccatttcaatttgtatccatttgacctccttttgttatctgattgctctggctgggacttcaagtactatattgaataagtagggagagagttggcagccttgattttagtgagattgcttcaagtttctctccatttagtttaatgttagctactgttttgctgtatattgcttttactatgtttatgtatgtgattgaattcttgatctttgcaagacttttatcatgaagggatgttggattttgtcaaatgctttctcaacatgtaatgaaatgatcatgtgttttttctttgagtttgtttacatagtggattatgttgatggatttctctatatttaaccatccctgcatgcctgggatgaaacctacttgatcatgttgcaTGATCATTTTGGtgagttcttggatttggtttgagagaatattactgagtatttttggggaaacatttattatttttttttattaacttgagtatttcttatatacatttcgagtgttattccctttcccggtttccgggcaaacatccccctcccccctccccttccttatgggtgttcccctcccaaccctccccccattgccgccctccccccatagactagttcactgggggttcagtcttagcaggacccagggcttccccttccactggtgctcttactaggatattcattgctacctatggggtcagagtccagggtcagtccatgtatagtctttaggtagtggcttagtccctggaagctctggttgcttggcattgttgtacttttggggtctcgagccccttcaagctcttccagttctttctctgattccttcaataggggacctattctcagttcagtggtttgctgctggcattcgcctctatatttgctgtattctggctgtgtctctcaggagcgatctacatccggctcctgtcggtctgcacttctttgcttcatccatcttgtctaattgggtggctgtatatgtatgggccacctgtggggcaggctctgaatgggtgttccttcagtctctgttttaatctttgcctctcccttccctgccaagggtattctttttcctcatttaaagaaggagtgaagcattcacattttgatcatccgtcttgagtttcgtttgttctagggatctagggtaattcaagcatttgggctaatagccacttatcaatgagtgcataccatgtatgtctttctgtgattgggttagctcactcaggatgatattttccagttccaaccatttgcctacgaatttcataaactcgttgtttttgatagctgagtaatattccattgtgtagatgtaccacattttctgtatccattcctctgttgaagggcatctgggttctttccagcttctggctattataaataaggctgcgatgaacatagtggagcacgtgtctcttttatatgttgaggcatcttttgggtatatgcccaagagaggtatagctggatcctcaggcagttcaatgtccaattttctgaggaacctccagactgatttccagaatggtttcaccagtctgcaatcccaccaacaatggaggagtgttcctctttctccacatcctcgccagcatctgctgtcacctgagtttttgatcttagccaatcgcactggtgtgaggtgaaatctcagggttgttttgatttgcatttcccttatgactaaagatgttgaacatttctttaggtgtttctcagccattcggcattcctcagctgtgaattctttgtttagctctgaaccccattttttaatagggttatttgtttccctgcggtctaacttcttgagttctttgtatattttggaaataaggcctctatctgttgtaggattggtaaagatcttttcccaatctgttggttgccgttttgtcctaaccacagtgtcctttgccttacagaagctttgcagttttatgagatcccatttgtcgattcttgatcttagagcataagccattggtgttttgttcaggaaattttttccagtgcccatgtgttccagatgcttccctagtttttcttctattagtttgagtgtgtctggtttgatgtggaggtccttgatccacttggacttaagctttgtacagggtgataaggatggatcgatctgcattcttctacatgttgccctccaattgaaccagcaccatttgctgaaaatgctatcttttttccattggatggttttggctcctttgtcaaaaatcaagtgaccataggtgtgtgggttcatttctggggaaacatttataagggaaattgatctgaagttctgtttctttattgggtctttgtgtagtttagataTTAGCATAtttgtggcctcatagaaggaattgggtagtgctccttctctttctattttgtggaacagtttggacagtattggtatgtcttctatgaagctctGATAGCTTTCTTCACTAAACCCACCTGCTCttggcctctttttggttgggagacttttaataattacttctatttctttcagCATTACTGActtgtttagatggcttatctgatcctgatttaactttggtacttagtatttgtctagaaaattatctacttcatcaagattttccagttttgttgaatatactctTTTGTAGTCaaaattgatgattttttttaatttcctcagattctgtttctatttctcccttttcatttctgattttgttaatttgattaCACTATCTGTGTCCACTGATCAGTCTGTTTAAGGaattttctatcttgttgattttctcaaagaaccgctcctggttttgttgattctttttataatcctttttatttctactgtgttgttttcagccctgaatttgattatttactgccttgtctttctcttgggcatatttgcttctttttgttctagagcttttacatgtgctgtcaagctgctaaagTTTGCTGTCTCTTGTTTCTTTGTagaggcagtcagagctatgaattttcctcttcgCACAGCTTCACTGTGTTCCATGAGTTTGGGTACACTGTGCctttatttacattaaattctaaaagtctttaatttctttctttatttcttccttgaccaagttatcactgagtagaacattgttcaacacCCATGTATATTTGGGGTTtcttacattatttttcttactgaagaccagtccattgtgatctgataggatgcatgggatcatttctatcttcctgtatatgttgaggcctgttttgtgacccattatatggtcacttttggacaaagtaccatgaagtgctgaaaagaaggtgtattattttgtttttgaatgaaatgttctatagatatctgttaaattcattttgttcataacttctgttagtttctctgtgtctctgtttagtttcttttcccatgttctgtccattgttgagagtggggtgttgaaatcttctactagtATTATGTGAGGTGAGTTGAGCTTTAGTAACatgtcttttatgaatgtagtttcccttgcatttggagaaaatatatttaaaattgatAGTTCAGCATGATGGATtattcttttgatgaatatgaagtgtcctcctttATCTCgtttgataactttggttgaaagtcaattttactctatattagaatggctactccagcctgtttctttggatggtttgtttggaaaattgttttccagccttttactttgaggtagtgtctctctttgttcctgtggtgtgtttcctctatgcagccAAGTATTGGGTCCTCTTTTGTATCCAGTGTAGtactttatgtttttttattggggaattgtgtccattgatcttgagatattaaggaatagtgattgttgtctcctgttacttttgttgttagagttggaattatgtttgtgtgtctcttcttttggtttctttgcaaggagattacttttttgctttttctagggtgtagttttcctccttgtgttagagttttccacctattatcctttgtaggactggatttgtagaaagatactgtgtaaatttggttttgttatggaatatcttggtttctccatctatggtaattgagaggtttgcttgatatagtagtctgggctggcatttctgttgtCTATGGTCTGTGTGACACttgcctaggatcttctggcttttcttGTCTCTGAAGAGAAGTCTTGTGTCATTCTGATAGgactgcttttatatgttacttggattttccccttactacttttaatattctttcttttttgttttgtatgctttgtgttttgaatattatgtgatgggaggaaattcttttctggtgcaatctgtttggagttctgtagactttttgtatgttcatgggtaacactttctttaggttagggaacttttgttttataatcctgttgaagatatttattgaccgtttaatttgggagtcttcagtATCTTTTAtccctactatccttaggtttgatattctcattgtgtcctggatttcctttttctttatgttttgggccagtacgtttttctgttttacattatatttgacagcTGTATCCATGCTTTCTATGgttttcttctgcccctgagattcttttatctcttgtattctgttgctgatgcttgcatctatgacttctcaTCTCTTTCCTAGCATTTCTATCTCTAGCATTgtcattgtctccctttgtactttctttattgtttctatttccattcttaaattttggttggttttgttcaaattcttcacctgtttacttttgttttcctgtaattctctaCGGGATTTTTGTGTTACCTTgttaaggtcttctacttgtttacctgcgttgtcctgtatttcttttttttatttttttattttttttattaacttgagtatttcttatatacatttcaagtgttattccctttcccggtatccgggcaaacatccccctcccccctccccttcattatgggtgttcccctcccaaccctccccccattgccgccctccccccaccagtctagttcactgggggttcagtcttagcatgtcctgtatttctttaagtgagttatttatgtccttcttaaggaCCTCTATTATCATCTTcagatatgatttttaaatccaaatcttgcttttctggcatgttTGGATTACCTGTGTTTGATTTCAtgggagaactggtctctgatgatgccaagtagtcttggtttctgtcacTTTGTTTCCTGAACTTGGCTCTCACTCTCAGGTTTTCTgtgatgttagcttgtcttgctgattctgaaagtggcttgaccctcctgtaggcctctgtgtcagcactcctttaGACCTGTATTCCTTCTGCCGGTTCTGGGAATAGAGAGCTTCtcttgggtttgtgtgtccttCAGCCTCCAGGTGGATTGTTTGGCACAGAAGAGTTTGTCTTATCTCTGTTCtcaagtgtgtaggcactcctgcaGACTTGCTTTCATTTCTggacacaggcagaaacccaaagtgtcctgcctctgactgcttcTTGATCCCTTtgcacagagggcacagagggcagtAGGTGGGTTTCTCTTGGAATGTGCACAGGAGTACTTGtatcctctgagctctcaggattgtctgcacttctgttagtccagctctctcacccacaggatttgggtgtggGAGCTGTAGGacaagttcagttcagttctggacaCAGACAGAAATCAGAAGTTCCTACCATTGACTGATTTTATATTCATGTATCCCATGGCCACTATGCAGGTTCCTCTTGAacaaggaatgtgagcagaagtggtggtctcccctgagctctcaggattgcccacagttctgagaatccagctctctccctcatcggatttgggtgcagggttctgtgggaccagttcagctccaggcacagacagaaaccCTTTCTGTGTAATCTTTTTGGGGTAATTATTGTAATTAAAAATTCAATGCTCTATATATTTGTTACAAGAGAAATTAAAACAGGGACATTTAAGTGAAACAATGATGGTTAGTTTATATATAAATGATGCCTTCTAATTAATTTCCATACATTAGCACCCTCATTTTAGGCACTTAGCTACTGAAGACTTTCTGAAAGCAAATGGGTCTGGCAAGGTTTCAAAAAAATACTTGATCTTTTCATGAATCAATAGATAGTTATTGACTGCTTACATGAGTTTGGTTCAAAGTTTCATTTGAACAATAATAATTCAGAAGCAGAATGGCATTCTGATCACTCAGGTTTTCATACTAAGACAATCTTCATTAATCTTGATATTCatatcagaaattaaaaacaataggAGACATTCTAAAATCCAGATTTTGTTCTGCACCTTGGGCACAATGgaatataaaattgtatttcCCTTTCAGCTTAACACTTTCCTGAAGGACCTTGAggtgagagacaacaggagtttAAATTGGATACAGACAATAGATGCAGAATATGACATTCTTAACCTTTGGAATTTACCAAAGGGTCTTGGACTAAAAGTGAAAATAGGATCCTTTTCTGCAAATGCTCCCAAGGGTCAACAGTTGTCTTTATCTGAACAGATTATTCAATGgccagaaatattttcaaaggtaTGTAATGCATTATCTAAATGCTTTGTGCTTATATTACTAGCACAATTATGTTTTCTGATATAATGATGCTTCATTCAAGTTCCATTACATTTCCAGTATCAATATAAAATACCATAAAGTATTACTAGTATACTGGCTGTTCAGTTTCCTTGATTCAAGTCAATTTAAATATATAGTGTTCAATAAGTCCCCTACTCTTAACGCAAAGGAGGATTAGGTTTCCTCCATTTGTCACAAATTAAAGTTGGTACATGTGATAAGAGGAAATTTTTATCTCCAAATTACTCATATGTTAATGTGCTGGAAAAAATCTCTAATTTGGGATTAATATTATGAAAAATATtgacaaatttttatttttgtgtggtcaaatatcatgaccaaaaatgAATTTTAGAATAAAGATTATATTTTGCTTCATTGTTCCAGAAGTATCAGAGTCCACCAAGGATAGAAGCATGGCAACAAATGGTAATACTGGAGAAAGACAtaggaaatagaaagaaaatatttataacattaataaaaattagaaagctGGAATTGAGGACACATTACAATGTTTCAATTCCCAACCATTGTGACATAATTTCACCAGCAAGTCTGAATCCCCAAAAGTTTCAATAACTACCTGTAAATATTCACCAAAAAGGAAATAAGCACTGAAATGCTTTAGTCACTATGAATATACTTTTCTTTCAAAATACCATATAATAACTTCATTAGCATGGCTTAACTGTCCTTCATGTCTCAATTTGCCCTTTCTCATCCAATGTTTAAGGATaacttgaaatattttatagaaagtTTAAGGGTGTGGgacattatatttaaaaaatgcatgATTTTCAAATATAATGTGGTGTTGATCATAATATCCTCTGAATGCAGGAAGTAATGAAAACTGTAGCTCCCTTTTATCGCCTCTAAAATTGAGACATGTGTACAACAAATTATGAAATTTCTAATTTAACTGACCTTTTTCAACTGAGCaaaatttatctatatatttCATCCTACAGATATACATTTTTGCCTCGATGATAATTATAAATCCTCTCAAACTGACAGTCACGACTCACAATAATGGTGGAAGTTATGATGCTCAACACAGATGTAAGAAAGTACAGAGATAGTGATAGACTATCTATAATGATAGCAAACCTCCTATCCATTCCCcgcttcccctgcctctatgagggttcaGTTCctttctatatccccaaccctGCACTCCTGCCTTCCAGCCCAGGTATTCCCAtaggggcatcaagccttcacaggaccaaaggcctctcctcccattgattccagataaggcCACCTTATGCTATGCATatggctagagccatggatccctccatgtgtcatctttgattggtggtttaggccctgggagctctgggttgtctagttggttgatatttttgtccttcctgtggggttgaaatccccttcagcttcttcagtccttcccctaactcttttatcgtgttctccatgctcagtcagatggttggctgtATTGATAAGGCTCTagtagagtctctcaggagaccgatatatcaggttcttgtcagcaagcacttcttggcatcagcaatagggtctgggtttggtggctgcttgTGGGATGCATCTCTAGGTGGAGAAGTTTCTGgatgtcatttgtttttattctctgttctattctttgtctctgtattcccttttgacaggagcaattctgtattaatattttcaaaatgggT is part of the Rattus norvegicus strain BN/NHsdMcwi chromosome 1, GRCr8, whole genome shotgun sequence genome and harbors:
- the Vom2r10 gene encoding vomeronasal 2 receptor 10 precursor, with the protein product MMFSWIFIFWLLQILKFVSAIVFNISRCYYIITEEFHHEGDIVIGAFFPLHTFYTGKKMPDPTLPYQYLDNYIQYNFRNYQYILALLFAIEEINGNPNLLPNISLGFDFYNVRFTEKETLMNAVIWLTAHVQRKVLPNYNCKKKKFSAALTGTSWTTSAQIGTLLQLFKFPQITFGPYDPLLSDHGQYSSLYQMAPKDTSLSLAIVSLMVYFRWSWVGLILPDDHKGNKILSDYREEMERQRVCIAFVKMIPATWTSYFPRFWENMNETNVIIIHGDIDSLESLLRNIGQRLLTRNVWVMNIERHVTEFSDYFMLDSFHGSLIFKHNYREKFEFTKFIQTVNPNRYPEDIYLPKLWNLLFKCSFSDRNCQVLDNCQTNASLDILPSHIFDVAMSEESISIYNGVYAVAHSLHDMRLHQVQMRPYENGEGMIFIPWQLNTFLKDLEVRDNRSLNWIQTIDAEYDILNLWNLPKGLGLKVKIGSFSANAPKGQQLSLSEQIIQWPEIFSKVPQSVCSESCGPGFRKVTLEGKPICCYKCTPCAENEISNETDSDQCVRCPESHYPNTEKSNCYQKTSSFLAFEEPLGMALASIALCLSALTAFVIGIFVKYRDTPIVKANNQALSYILLITLKFCFLCSLNFIGQPNTAACILQQTTFGVAFTVALATVLAKAITVVLAFKVSFPGRMVRWLMISRGPYYIVPICTLIQLLLCGIWMTMSPPFIDQDPHTEHGHIIILCNKGSSLAFHAVLGYLCLLALGSYTMAFLSRNLPDTFNESKFLSLSMLVFFCVWVTFLPVYYSTKGKVMVAMEVFSILASSTALLAFIFGPKCYIILLRPDKNSFNHVRKKAHFRRKNSPKI